The following proteins are encoded in a genomic region of Cryptomeria japonica chromosome 11, Sugi_1.0, whole genome shotgun sequence:
- the LOC131076302 gene encoding expansin-A10-like encodes MVSIESFHILERFLFVSATVWLYFYRPVEANINDGWSSAHATFYGGNDASANMGGACGYDNVYGDGMGTYTAALSTALFENGAACGACFELVCDAKSDPQWCLKGKKIRLSATNFCPPNNNGGCCNSPLRHFDMSLPAFEQIALYKGGIVPVLYRRVKCVRKGGIHFTIQGHSFFNLVLVANVGGSGDVSNMWIKGSKTSWQAMQRNWGAHWQNNANLNRQVLSFRLTDGDGKTLTLNNVVPSNWQTGQTFASNRQFS; translated from the exons ATGGTTAGCATAGAAAGTTTCCATATTTTGGAAAGGTTTCTTTTTGTTTCAGCAACTGTCTGGTTATACTTTTATAGACCAGTGGAAGCAAATATCAACGATGGGTGGAGTTCTGCTCATGCAACATTCTATGGGGGCAACGATGCCTCGGCAAATATGG GAGGAGCATGCGGTTATGATAATGTATACGGTGATGGCATGGGAACATATACAGCTGCACTGAGCACTGCATTGTTTGAAAATGGTGCAGCGTGTGGGGCGTGCTTTGAATTGGTGTGTGATGCAAAATCAGATCCGCAATGGTGTCTCAAAGGCAAAAAGATTAGACTCTCTGCTACTAATTTCTGTCCTCCAAATAACAATGGGGGATGCTGCAATTCTCCACTCAGACATTTTGATATGTCATTGCCCGCGTTCGAACAAATTGCTCTCTACAAAGGGGGGATTGTGCCCGTGCTTTACAGAAG GGTTAAATGTGTGAGGAAGGGAGGAATTCATTTTACCATACAGGGGCATTCCTTTTTCAATCTAGTGTTGGTGGCCAACGTAGGTGGCAGTGGAGATGTGAGTAATATGTGGATCAAAGGCTCAAAGACATCTTGGCAAGCAATGCAGAGAAATTGGGGTGCTCACTGGCAAAACAATGCCAACCTCAACAGACAAGTTTTATCATTTCGCTTAACTGATGGAGATGGAAAAACTCTCACACTAAACAATGTTGTGCCTTCAAATTGGCAAACTGGCCAAACTTTTGCTAGCAACCGGCAGTTTTCCTAA